The following is a genomic window from Solanum lycopersicum chromosome 6, SLM_r2.1.
CCTATATCACCAACTCTCCCACTAAATAGGCCATTATATTTTGGCTTAACATAGTAGTAATTATATTAAGTTTGTCTAGTCTAATAGTTATGATTAAGaccttgaattttattattgttttcctcattttgtttaatttgtggaaatttttgtattcaagaattgttttaaatacaattaacttaaaagtttagacgtaatttatttattcttcctATAAAATGTAAAAGTATGTATCTGTTTTGTCACTACATGGACGTCCATAAGCCATGAGAGAGTAAAAGTGGTTGAACACAAGTCTTTCTGGttaagttaaattttaaattttaaacatcACAATTTTAAATTCGTTACCCTCCACCGAATGAAGAgttataaactaataaaatcaattatggATCAATCCGTTTAACGAGggataaatttgataaaattaataaaagaaagattataacttcattttaacgacaaagataaaatttaaataatagatCAAAGTTGAAGGATATTTTTGACCCTCTTTCCCTTTATTTCTTCTTCCTATAAAATAAAGGCGTTATCAGTTTTCCTTTAATGAGTATCCGGTTTGTCActtcatggacgtccataaGCCATGAGACAATGAGTGGTTGAACGCAGTGTCTCTCTAGTTAAGTTAGATTTTAGTCTTTTCGACTTAACACATATGTCATTTAATTTGatctaaataaaatcaaataaataaaaaaacatgcatCCTCCTAAGCTACTTACTCAAATCATTGATGATACAGAAATGGGGCTGCATTtggaaaattaatattaaattaagtcGATACAAGAATATATCGTAATGGtatcatatagaaaattaataaataataaagttttgtttaattgtttttctttttgcatcTTTAACATATTAATTCTGTTAACATGACTTTCTTATTTGTAGCacactttttatatattttactcaTGTCAAGAACCTCTTTTGCGTACCATACACACAGTGCACTTGAAATGGTgctatttcttttatattattatccTCTCCAAAAAAAATGTCACTTGCTTGGCTCAGGAAGAAGAATAGAATGTGtatagttaaataataaaagtatacTCTTAGATAAAATGGTCACACACCTCAATCAAAAGTTTCTCAAATGAAGAGTTATAAACTAATACAACACCATAAATAACcactagcaaaaaaaaaaaggaggggAAAGTCAAATATTTGAGAGAATGGGTAAATGCATTAAGGTTATTTGGGAGAATGGAGTCGGGTTATTGAGGTTTAAATAaggaatataatttatttttttttttaaaatgagatcAATTTGGGTCAATCCATCTAATGAGGGGTAAATTTGgtgaaattaataaaagaaaggataaaattaacttcattttaatgatgagggtaaaatttaaaaaaataaatcaaagttaGAAGGATATTTTTGTCCCTCTTTCCCTTTATTTGTTCTTCCTATAATATAAAGGCGTCATCAGTTTTCCTTTAATGAGTATCCGGTTTGTCActtcatggacgtccataaGCCATGAGACAACGAGTGGTTGAACACAATGTCACTGTAGTTAAGTTAGATTTTAGACCTTCCCACTTTAAcacataaatatgttatttagttTGATCTGAATAAAAtcgaataaataaatatatgcacTTACTCAAATCATAGATGATACAGAAATGGGGCTGCATTtggaaaattaatataaaattaagtcGATACCTTCAACTCGGTGCACAAGAATATATCGTAATggtatcatataaaaaattaataaataatcaaGTTTTGTTTAATTGTTTTACTTTTTGCATCTTTAACATATTAATTCTGTTAACATGACTTCCTTATTTGTTGCacacttttttatatattttactcaTGTCGAGAACCTCTTTTGCTTACCCCACACACATTGCACTTGAAATGGTGCTATTTCTTTCCTTATCACAAAATAAGTCATCCTTTTCGACTTACAGCCATGAGCTAACACTTTTAAAATGGcaatccaaacaggctcttGCCAGTCAACAACGACGAATTGGTCGATGAAAGTTAGAAACATGGCAAGTTAAATTCACCAATATACATAATTCACGCAAGTAAAACGTCACTGATATAGAAATCCCCGATAGACGAAACATACGAGAGATCAAAGGGAGTATAGTACAGAGGTAGAAGAAATGTAACAATAAGTAAACAAGCACATCCAAGTCCTCCCATTGCTAAACTTCATTCATGTATAGAGGATTTTGCAGAAGAACAGAGATCCAAGGTGAACAACAGATCAAACTATGAGAGGAAAAAGTCTGGGGGAAAACGAGAAGACCAAAATCCATATATAAGATCATGAAAACCTGAAAGTTTCGACCCAATCCAAAAGTAAACAAACTGAAGGGGACGGGCAGACGCTTTACGTTGCACACAATCCTCATCGATTTTCGCATCAAATGAACAACATTCTTTTGCTAATCAACTGGAAAACAAGTAATCCACTACATCCTTCTCTTATCTTCTTCATGGCCAAACTCTCTTTCCTTTCACTCTCAAAACATCCTAGAAACTTCACACACAACCATTACAGATATGGCTTGGACACAACATCCTAGTTTTAAACTTTCTACAACCTCTATGTTTTACAGCAATAGATGCAAAACTCATTCTTATCAAAACAAAGAACCACAAAAAAAAGGAATCCCACTCAACCCAACACTACTCGCTCTAGTTGATTCTATCCCCATAACTTGTCACTCCATAAAAGATAACTAGTTCCAATTACTACTACAAATGGGGAGCAAGAAATGTCTATACAATGtctatttgattttagttgCAAATACTAAACTAAATAATTACTCAATTCAGAcatcataataatatatgataccAAAAGTTCTATACAACAAATTACTTGTGAATGTCTAATTGACAAAAGACAATGCAAGAGAATCACATTTGAATAGGCTAGTCTAATTAGTTCATAACAATCGAATCTATATCAGAACGACAACCAAGAGGATAATCTGTTAGAACATCAATTCTATTTGACATAGAATCACCTAACATCTGTTGAACTTAAGCAGCAGGCGCATAATTGACACAAACTCTGATAATAATGTCAAAACATTATCAATCATTTGAAAATGTCGAAGGCAGAGAGTCAAGGATCCAGAAAAAATTATACGCCAATTTGTTGTAAAAAGTATTTCAAACAATTCCAAGTTCAAATCTCCATTAACTAATCCAAAAACAGTAACtttaacacaaaaaaaagtaaCTAACAACTCAAATCAAATCTAGGCGGTAAGAACAACAGCACCACCATTTTCCTTGATCTTCTTCTCTGCATTCTTTGAGACCAACTTAGCCTTAACAACAACAGGCTGTCCCGTAGGCAAAACACCTTTACCCAAAACCTTGAAATACCCAAATTGGGTAACATCAATCAACGGGGCAGTACCCTTATTGGCAGCAGCCTTGTCTTTCACCTCTTGAGGAAGGAGAGACCATAGAGTGTCGATGTTGACAGTAGGGCAATAGAATTTGTTACGAAGCTTGTGGAAATAACGCATACCTACTTTACCGAAGTAACCAGGATGGTACTTGTCGAAAAGGATCCTGTGATGGTGCATACCTCCGGCGTTACCTCTTCCTCCTGGATGCTTCCTGTGCTTTCCGATACGACCATGTCCGGCGCTGACGTGACCACGCTTCTTCCTGTTCTTCTTGAATCTGGTAGTCATTTTCTCCTCGGCTGCGGCGGCAAAATGGGGAAAAGGGAAAGTGCGGCAGTGAGAGAATGGTAAGTCTAGGGTTTTCAGACATTTATAGATGGAAGATCGATGGATTGGGCCCAATAGCAATTTTTGCCATTAGGGTTTTGACAGGGCTGTTAGTAGTTAGATATGGGCTTGGGTGAAATTTGGATAATTGTAGCGAGAATATGAAGGAGAGAGcgactgacaaacagtttgctatagaatacaaataaattaagcggtagctatttatttattttatattgttagtCTGTGATTGTATACAATTATCCCAATTTTTGTATTTGGTGGTAAATATAAGGgaaacttttacatatagccagttaaaaataattaattactctccatagctatagtttaataattacaattcgtaattacatgttatatggaggagagaggtgagcgagactggaagagagaggagagaggcgagaggggggggggggaagagtgggagaaaggtgaatatattggttagataattgtatattatacataggtatttgtatatatggaaacagagattgagagagggaggagagaggcaagcgagactGGAAGAGAGAGGgtggagagaggcgagcgagattgatAGAGGGGGAGAATAGCGAGCGAGAGaaggcagagagtgggagagaggtgaattgtatatgtatataattgtatattatacatatacatttgtataaatggcaagcgagattcggagagggaggagagaggtgagcgaaaTTGAgatagggaggagagagacgagtgaGATTGAGAGTGGGAAAagagaagcgagcgagagagggcagagatggggagaggtgaattatatatgtatattggtttaaaaattgtatatgatacatatttatttgtataccctggcgaattatacatatacaaacatgattaATTATATAAACTCGAAGTTATCGCACGTAAtgaatgtataatgttagtcgcgagtgataattatagcaaattatagctatgatgagtaattaaatagtataagtttgtttAGCCGCGTAATTTCCCCTGAATAtaagtgaaaagaaaaaataattttttcgtgtttttcaaatttcttaaa
Proteins encoded in this region:
- the LOC101268580 gene encoding large ribosomal subunit protein uL15x-like, which encodes MTTRFKKNRKKRGHVSAGHGRIGKHRKHPGGRGNAGGMHHHRILFDKYHPGYFGKVGMRYFHKLRNKFYCPTVNIDTLWSLLPQEVKDKAAANKGTAPLIDVTQFGYFKVLGKGVLPTGQPVVVKAKLVSKNAEKKIKENGGAVVLTA